A genomic region of Anopheles coustani chromosome 3, idAnoCousDA_361_x.2, whole genome shotgun sequence contains the following coding sequences:
- the LOC131271115 gene encoding V-type proton ATPase 116 kDa subunit a 1-like isoform X1, which produces MGAMFRSEEMSMVQLLIQPEAAYQSVAELGELGVAQFRDLNADINMFQRKYTSEIRRCEEMERKIGYIRREIAKDGSVPIPDMPEEIPRTPNSREIIDLEAQLEKTENEIVELSENNHALLQNFMELTELKNVLEKTQVRITYPLMSNPRESVVFFSDKSNVQNLEATGGEAANEGKPLGFVAGVISRERVIGFERMLWRVSRGNIFLRQATLEETLVDPKTGDSVHKLVFVAFFQGEQLKSRVKKVCTGYHASLYPCPNESNEREEMLRGVRTRIEDLKMVLGQTSDQRQRVLLNVAKEVPTWEIIVKKVKAIYHTLNMFNVDVSKKCLFGEAWVPTTSLQDVKTALVNGSAAVGSAVPSFLNIIETNEVPPTYNKTNKFTRGFQNLIEAYGIASYREANPALYTIITFPFLFAIMFGDLGHGFILLILGLWMVLWEKTLDKNKEEIWQLFFGGRYIILLMGCFSIYTGFVYNDVFSKTMNIFGSGWSINYNTSTIMENKELQLNPSEDYSETVYWYGLDPLWMLATNKIIFLNSFKMKLSIIFGVVHMIFGVCMSLVNHNHFRRRENILLEFIPQMLFLVLLFAYMCFMMFFKWINYTAVTEEDHLKPGCAPSVLIMFINMMLFKSQEPLETCKEFMFEGQDTLQVIFIVLGLICIPWLLLAKPFFIMYKRKGKAGDHVAEPAPQSSHGGHGHDDEPMSEIFIYQAIHTIEYILSTISHTASYLRLWALSLAHAQLSEVLYTMVFHIGLQNDSYVGAIMIWLVFWPWSVLTIGILVGMEGLSAFLHTLRLHWVEFMSKFYEGLGHGFKPFSFKAILEEEEEA; this is translated from the exons ATGGGTGCGATGTTTCGCAGTGAGGAGATGAGCATGGTGCAGCTGCTCATCCAACCAGAAGCTGCCTACCAATCGGTGGCCGAGCTGGGCGAGCTAGGCGTCGCGCAGTTCCGTGAC CTGAACGCGGACATTAACATGTTCCAGCGGAAGTACACCAGCGAGATTCGACGTTGCGAGGAGATGGAGCGCAAGATCGGCTACATCCGGCGCGAGATCGCAAAGGACGGTTCGGTCCCGATTCCCGATATGCCGGAGGAGATCCCGAGGACGCCAAACTCACGCGAAATCATCGACCTCGAGGCGCAGCTCGAGAAGACCGAGAATGAAATCGTGGAGCTTTCGGAGAACAACCATGCACTGTTGCAAAACTTCATGGAACTGACCGAGCTGAAGAATGTGCTGGAGAAAACTCAAGTACGCATCACTTATCCCCTAATGTCTAATCCTCGTGAGTCGGTA GTTTTCTTCTCGGATAAGTCGAACGTGCAGAACCTCGAGGCGACTGGTGGTGAAGCTGCCAACGAGGGCAAACCACTCGGTTTTGTAGCCGGAGTGATTTCCCGCGAGCGTGTCATCGGCTTCGAGCGTATGCTGTGGCGCGTGTCACGTGGTAACATTTTCCTGCGCCAGGCAACCCTGGAGGAGACGCTGGTTGATCCCAAAACG GGCGATTCCGTCCACAAGCTGGTGTTTGTTGCCTTCTTCCAGGGTGAACAGCTGAAGTCACGCGTTAAGAAAGTGTGCACGGG ATACCATGCCTCGCTGTACCCGTGTCCGAACGAGTCGAACGAACGGGAGGAGATGCTCCGTGGTGTCCGTACGCGCATCGAAGACTTGAAGATGGTGCTCGGCCAGACGTCGGATCAGCGTCAGCGTGTTCTGCTGAACGTCGCGAAGGAGGTGCCCACCTGGGAAATTATCGTGAAGAAGGTGAAGGCCATCTATCACACGCTGAACATGTTCAATGTGGACGTGTCGAAGAAGTGTCTCTTCGGTGAAGCCTGGGTACCGACGACCAGTCTGCAGGATGTGAAGACTGCACTCGTCAACGGTTCGGCGGCTGTCGGCAGTGCCGTTCCATCGTTCCTGAACATCATCGAAACCAATGAAGTGCCCCCGACGTATAACAAGACGAACAAATTTACGCGCGGCTTCCAGAACCTGATCGAGGCGTACGGTATTGCGTCGTACCGTGAGGCTAATCCTGCACTGTACACGATCATCACGTTCCCGTTCCTGTTTGCCATCATGTTTGGCGATCTTGGTCACGGATTTATTCTACTTATCCTCGGTCTCTGGATGGTGCTTTGGGAGAAGACCCTTGACAAGAACAAGGAAGAAATCTGGCAACTGTTTTTCGGTGGTCGTTACATCATCCTGCTGATGGGATGCTTCTCCATTTACACCGGGTTTGTCTACAACGATGTGTTCTCCAAAACGATGAACATCTTCGGATCGGGTTGGAGCATTAACTACAACACGTCTACCATTATGGAGAACAAGGAATTGCAGTTAAACCCATCCGAGGACTACTCGGAGACAGTTTACTGGTATGGACTGGATCCGCTGTGGATGTTGGCCACGAACAAGATTATTTTCCTCAACTCCTTCAAGATGAAGCTGTCGATCATCTTCGGTGTGGTGCACATGATCTTCGGTGTGTGCATGAGTCTGGTCAACCATAATCACTTCCGCCGCCGTGAGAACATTCTACTGGAGTTTATTCCGCAAATGTTGTTCCTGGTGCTGCTGTTCGCCTACATGTGCTTCATGATGTTCTTCAAGTGGATCAATTACACGGCTGTCACTGAGGAAGACCACCTGAAACCAGGTTGCGCCCCCTCCGTACTGATCATGTTTATCAACATGATGCTGTTCAAGAGTCAGGAACCTCTGGAAACCTGTAAGGAGTTCATGTTCGAGGGACAGGATACGCTGCAGGTGATCTTCATCGTCCTGGGACTCATCTGTATCCCGTGGCTGCTGCTAGCCAAACCCTTCTTCATCATGTACAAACGTAAAGGAAAGGCTGGTGACCACGTAGCCGAACCTGCGCCCCAGTCCTCCCACGGTGGCCACGGGCACGACGATGAGCCCATGAGTGAGATCTTCATCTACCAAGCGATCCACACGATCGAGTACATTCTGAGTACGATCTCGCACACCGCGTCGTACCTACGTTTGTGGGCTCTGTCGTTGGCTCATGCCC AACTGTCCGAGGTGTTGTACacgatggttttccacatcGGTCTGCAAAACGACTCATACGTCGGTGCCATCATGATCTGGTTGGTGTTCTGGCCCTGGTCCGTGCTCACCATCGGCATCCTGGTCGGCATGGAAGGGTTGTCCGCTTTCTTGCACACCCTCCGTTTGCACTG GGTCGAGTTCATGAGCAAGTTCTACGAAGGTTTGGGACATGGCTTCAAGCCGTTCTCCTTCAAGGCCATTCTtgaagaggaagaggaagcTTAG
- the LOC131271115 gene encoding V-type proton ATPase 116 kDa subunit a 1-like isoform X3 yields the protein MGAMFRSEEMSMVQLLIQPEAAYQSVAELGELGVAQFRDLNADINMFQRKYTSEIRRCEEMERKIGYIRREIAKDGSVPIPDMPEEIPRTPNSREIIDLEAQLEKTENEIVELSENNHALLQNFMELTELKNVLEKTQVFFSDKSNVQNLEATGGEAANEGKPLGFVAGVISRERVIGFERMLWRVSRGNIFLRQATLEETLVDPKTGDSVHKLVFVAFFQGEQLKSRVKKVCTGYHASLYPCPNESNEREEMLRGVRTRIEDLKMVLGQTSDQRQRVLLNVAKEVPTWEIIVKKVKAIYHTLNMFNVDVSKKCLFGEAWVPTTSLQDVKTALVNGSAAVGSAVPSFLNIIETNEVPPTYNKTNKFTRGFQNLIEAYGIASYREANPALYTIITFPFLFAIMFGDLGHGFILLILGLWMVLWEKTLDKNKEEIWQLFFGGRYIILLMGCFSIYTGFVYNDVFSKTMNIFGSGWSINYNTSTIMENKELQLNPSEDYSETVYWYGLDPLWMLATNKIIFLNSFKMKLSIIFGVVHMIFGVCMSLVNHNHFRRRENILLEFIPQMLFLVLLFAYMCFMMFFKWINYTAVTEEDHLKPGCAPSVLIMFINMMLFKSQEPLETCKEFMFEGQDTLQVIFIVLGLICIPWLLLAKPFFIMYKRKGKAGDHVAEPAPQSSHGGHGHDDEPMSEIFIYQAIHTIEYILSTISHTASYLRLWALSLAHAQLSEVLYTMVFHIGLQNDSYVGAIMIWLVFWPWSVLTIGILVGMEGLSAFLHTLRLHWVEFMSKFYEGLGHGFKPFSFKAILEEEEEA from the exons ATGGGTGCGATGTTTCGCAGTGAGGAGATGAGCATGGTGCAGCTGCTCATCCAACCAGAAGCTGCCTACCAATCGGTGGCCGAGCTGGGCGAGCTAGGCGTCGCGCAGTTCCGTGAC CTGAACGCGGACATTAACATGTTCCAGCGGAAGTACACCAGCGAGATTCGACGTTGCGAGGAGATGGAGCGCAAGATCGGCTACATCCGGCGCGAGATCGCAAAGGACGGTTCGGTCCCGATTCCCGATATGCCGGAGGAGATCCCGAGGACGCCAAACTCACGCGAAATCATCGACCTCGAGGCGCAGCTCGAGAAGACCGAGAATGAAATCGTGGAGCTTTCGGAGAACAACCATGCACTGTTGCAAAACTTCATGGAACTGACCGAGCTGAAGAATGTGCTGGAGAAAACTCAA GTTTTCTTCTCGGATAAGTCGAACGTGCAGAACCTCGAGGCGACTGGTGGTGAAGCTGCCAACGAGGGCAAACCACTCGGTTTTGTAGCCGGAGTGATTTCCCGCGAGCGTGTCATCGGCTTCGAGCGTATGCTGTGGCGCGTGTCACGTGGTAACATTTTCCTGCGCCAGGCAACCCTGGAGGAGACGCTGGTTGATCCCAAAACG GGCGATTCCGTCCACAAGCTGGTGTTTGTTGCCTTCTTCCAGGGTGAACAGCTGAAGTCACGCGTTAAGAAAGTGTGCACGGG ATACCATGCCTCGCTGTACCCGTGTCCGAACGAGTCGAACGAACGGGAGGAGATGCTCCGTGGTGTCCGTACGCGCATCGAAGACTTGAAGATGGTGCTCGGCCAGACGTCGGATCAGCGTCAGCGTGTTCTGCTGAACGTCGCGAAGGAGGTGCCCACCTGGGAAATTATCGTGAAGAAGGTGAAGGCCATCTATCACACGCTGAACATGTTCAATGTGGACGTGTCGAAGAAGTGTCTCTTCGGTGAAGCCTGGGTACCGACGACCAGTCTGCAGGATGTGAAGACTGCACTCGTCAACGGTTCGGCGGCTGTCGGCAGTGCCGTTCCATCGTTCCTGAACATCATCGAAACCAATGAAGTGCCCCCGACGTATAACAAGACGAACAAATTTACGCGCGGCTTCCAGAACCTGATCGAGGCGTACGGTATTGCGTCGTACCGTGAGGCTAATCCTGCACTGTACACGATCATCACGTTCCCGTTCCTGTTTGCCATCATGTTTGGCGATCTTGGTCACGGATTTATTCTACTTATCCTCGGTCTCTGGATGGTGCTTTGGGAGAAGACCCTTGACAAGAACAAGGAAGAAATCTGGCAACTGTTTTTCGGTGGTCGTTACATCATCCTGCTGATGGGATGCTTCTCCATTTACACCGGGTTTGTCTACAACGATGTGTTCTCCAAAACGATGAACATCTTCGGATCGGGTTGGAGCATTAACTACAACACGTCTACCATTATGGAGAACAAGGAATTGCAGTTAAACCCATCCGAGGACTACTCGGAGACAGTTTACTGGTATGGACTGGATCCGCTGTGGATGTTGGCCACGAACAAGATTATTTTCCTCAACTCCTTCAAGATGAAGCTGTCGATCATCTTCGGTGTGGTGCACATGATCTTCGGTGTGTGCATGAGTCTGGTCAACCATAATCACTTCCGCCGCCGTGAGAACATTCTACTGGAGTTTATTCCGCAAATGTTGTTCCTGGTGCTGCTGTTCGCCTACATGTGCTTCATGATGTTCTTCAAGTGGATCAATTACACGGCTGTCACTGAGGAAGACCACCTGAAACCAGGTTGCGCCCCCTCCGTACTGATCATGTTTATCAACATGATGCTGTTCAAGAGTCAGGAACCTCTGGAAACCTGTAAGGAGTTCATGTTCGAGGGACAGGATACGCTGCAGGTGATCTTCATCGTCCTGGGACTCATCTGTATCCCGTGGCTGCTGCTAGCCAAACCCTTCTTCATCATGTACAAACGTAAAGGAAAGGCTGGTGACCACGTAGCCGAACCTGCGCCCCAGTCCTCCCACGGTGGCCACGGGCACGACGATGAGCCCATGAGTGAGATCTTCATCTACCAAGCGATCCACACGATCGAGTACATTCTGAGTACGATCTCGCACACCGCGTCGTACCTACGTTTGTGGGCTCTGTCGTTGGCTCATGCCC AACTGTCCGAGGTGTTGTACacgatggttttccacatcGGTCTGCAAAACGACTCATACGTCGGTGCCATCATGATCTGGTTGGTGTTCTGGCCCTGGTCCGTGCTCACCATCGGCATCCTGGTCGGCATGGAAGGGTTGTCCGCTTTCTTGCACACCCTCCGTTTGCACTG GGTCGAGTTCATGAGCAAGTTCTACGAAGGTTTGGGACATGGCTTCAAGCCGTTCTCCTTCAAGGCCATTCTtgaagaggaagaggaagcTTAG
- the LOC131271115 gene encoding V-type proton ATPase 116 kDa subunit a 1-like isoform X2: MGAMFRSEEMSMVQLLIQPEAAYQSVAELGELGVAQFRDLNADINMFQRKYTSEIRRCEEMERKIGYIRREIAKDGSVPIPDMPEEIPRTPNSREIIDLEAQLEKTENEIVELSENNHALLQNFMELTELKNVLEKTQVRITYPLMSNPRESSNVQNLEATGGEAANEGKPLGFVAGVISRERVIGFERMLWRVSRGNIFLRQATLEETLVDPKTGDSVHKLVFVAFFQGEQLKSRVKKVCTGYHASLYPCPNESNEREEMLRGVRTRIEDLKMVLGQTSDQRQRVLLNVAKEVPTWEIIVKKVKAIYHTLNMFNVDVSKKCLFGEAWVPTTSLQDVKTALVNGSAAVGSAVPSFLNIIETNEVPPTYNKTNKFTRGFQNLIEAYGIASYREANPALYTIITFPFLFAIMFGDLGHGFILLILGLWMVLWEKTLDKNKEEIWQLFFGGRYIILLMGCFSIYTGFVYNDVFSKTMNIFGSGWSINYNTSTIMENKELQLNPSEDYSETVYWYGLDPLWMLATNKIIFLNSFKMKLSIIFGVVHMIFGVCMSLVNHNHFRRRENILLEFIPQMLFLVLLFAYMCFMMFFKWINYTAVTEEDHLKPGCAPSVLIMFINMMLFKSQEPLETCKEFMFEGQDTLQVIFIVLGLICIPWLLLAKPFFIMYKRKGKAGDHVAEPAPQSSHGGHGHDDEPMSEIFIYQAIHTIEYILSTISHTASYLRLWALSLAHAQLSEVLYTMVFHIGLQNDSYVGAIMIWLVFWPWSVLTIGILVGMEGLSAFLHTLRLHWVEFMSKFYEGLGHGFKPFSFKAILEEEEEA, from the exons ATGGGTGCGATGTTTCGCAGTGAGGAGATGAGCATGGTGCAGCTGCTCATCCAACCAGAAGCTGCCTACCAATCGGTGGCCGAGCTGGGCGAGCTAGGCGTCGCGCAGTTCCGTGAC CTGAACGCGGACATTAACATGTTCCAGCGGAAGTACACCAGCGAGATTCGACGTTGCGAGGAGATGGAGCGCAAGATCGGCTACATCCGGCGCGAGATCGCAAAGGACGGTTCGGTCCCGATTCCCGATATGCCGGAGGAGATCCCGAGGACGCCAAACTCACGCGAAATCATCGACCTCGAGGCGCAGCTCGAGAAGACCGAGAATGAAATCGTGGAGCTTTCGGAGAACAACCATGCACTGTTGCAAAACTTCATGGAACTGACCGAGCTGAAGAATGTGCTGGAGAAAACTCAAGTACGCATCACTTATCCCCTAATGTCTAATCCTCGTGAGTCG TCGAACGTGCAGAACCTCGAGGCGACTGGTGGTGAAGCTGCCAACGAGGGCAAACCACTCGGTTTTGTAGCCGGAGTGATTTCCCGCGAGCGTGTCATCGGCTTCGAGCGTATGCTGTGGCGCGTGTCACGTGGTAACATTTTCCTGCGCCAGGCAACCCTGGAGGAGACGCTGGTTGATCCCAAAACG GGCGATTCCGTCCACAAGCTGGTGTTTGTTGCCTTCTTCCAGGGTGAACAGCTGAAGTCACGCGTTAAGAAAGTGTGCACGGG ATACCATGCCTCGCTGTACCCGTGTCCGAACGAGTCGAACGAACGGGAGGAGATGCTCCGTGGTGTCCGTACGCGCATCGAAGACTTGAAGATGGTGCTCGGCCAGACGTCGGATCAGCGTCAGCGTGTTCTGCTGAACGTCGCGAAGGAGGTGCCCACCTGGGAAATTATCGTGAAGAAGGTGAAGGCCATCTATCACACGCTGAACATGTTCAATGTGGACGTGTCGAAGAAGTGTCTCTTCGGTGAAGCCTGGGTACCGACGACCAGTCTGCAGGATGTGAAGACTGCACTCGTCAACGGTTCGGCGGCTGTCGGCAGTGCCGTTCCATCGTTCCTGAACATCATCGAAACCAATGAAGTGCCCCCGACGTATAACAAGACGAACAAATTTACGCGCGGCTTCCAGAACCTGATCGAGGCGTACGGTATTGCGTCGTACCGTGAGGCTAATCCTGCACTGTACACGATCATCACGTTCCCGTTCCTGTTTGCCATCATGTTTGGCGATCTTGGTCACGGATTTATTCTACTTATCCTCGGTCTCTGGATGGTGCTTTGGGAGAAGACCCTTGACAAGAACAAGGAAGAAATCTGGCAACTGTTTTTCGGTGGTCGTTACATCATCCTGCTGATGGGATGCTTCTCCATTTACACCGGGTTTGTCTACAACGATGTGTTCTCCAAAACGATGAACATCTTCGGATCGGGTTGGAGCATTAACTACAACACGTCTACCATTATGGAGAACAAGGAATTGCAGTTAAACCCATCCGAGGACTACTCGGAGACAGTTTACTGGTATGGACTGGATCCGCTGTGGATGTTGGCCACGAACAAGATTATTTTCCTCAACTCCTTCAAGATGAAGCTGTCGATCATCTTCGGTGTGGTGCACATGATCTTCGGTGTGTGCATGAGTCTGGTCAACCATAATCACTTCCGCCGCCGTGAGAACATTCTACTGGAGTTTATTCCGCAAATGTTGTTCCTGGTGCTGCTGTTCGCCTACATGTGCTTCATGATGTTCTTCAAGTGGATCAATTACACGGCTGTCACTGAGGAAGACCACCTGAAACCAGGTTGCGCCCCCTCCGTACTGATCATGTTTATCAACATGATGCTGTTCAAGAGTCAGGAACCTCTGGAAACCTGTAAGGAGTTCATGTTCGAGGGACAGGATACGCTGCAGGTGATCTTCATCGTCCTGGGACTCATCTGTATCCCGTGGCTGCTGCTAGCCAAACCCTTCTTCATCATGTACAAACGTAAAGGAAAGGCTGGTGACCACGTAGCCGAACCTGCGCCCCAGTCCTCCCACGGTGGCCACGGGCACGACGATGAGCCCATGAGTGAGATCTTCATCTACCAAGCGATCCACACGATCGAGTACATTCTGAGTACGATCTCGCACACCGCGTCGTACCTACGTTTGTGGGCTCTGTCGTTGGCTCATGCCC AACTGTCCGAGGTGTTGTACacgatggttttccacatcGGTCTGCAAAACGACTCATACGTCGGTGCCATCATGATCTGGTTGGTGTTCTGGCCCTGGTCCGTGCTCACCATCGGCATCCTGGTCGGCATGGAAGGGTTGTCCGCTTTCTTGCACACCCTCCGTTTGCACTG GGTCGAGTTCATGAGCAAGTTCTACGAAGGTTTGGGACATGGCTTCAAGCCGTTCTCCTTCAAGGCCATTCTtgaagaggaagaggaagcTTAG
- the LOC131261507 gene encoding V-type proton ATPase 116 kDa subunit a 1-like has protein sequence MAMMFRSEEMALCQMFIQPEAAYTSVSELGETGAVQFRDLNADVNAFQRKFVSEVRRCDEMERKLRYVEGEVKKDSVQIPECSVDDWPRAPNPREIIELETRLEKTENEILELSQNAVNLKSNYLELTELKHVLERTQSFFFEQEVHVSADATKGNLIAEDPNAAQSRGRLGFVAGVIQREKMPGFERMLWRISRGNIFLRQVELEDPLEDPATGNEIFKTVFVAFFQGEQLKARIKKVCTGYHVSLYPCPSSGSERTEMVKGVCTRLEDLKMVLNQTQDHRSIVLATVAKELFNWRIMVKKMKAIYHTLNLFNMDVTKKCLIGECWVPVPDLPKVQKALSDGSAAVGSTIPSFLNVIETNEAPPTYNRTNKFTRGFQNLIDAYGIASYREANPALYTIITFPFLFGIMFGDLGHGLIMTLFGLWMVTGEKKLGAKKSTNEIWNIFFGGRYIILLMGLFSMYTGFVYNDIFSKSMNIFGSAWSINYNVSTVMHNKDLTLNPGSSDYNVDIYPVGLDPIWQMASNKIIFLNSYKMKLSIIFGVVHMIFGVCMSVVNYNFFKRRVSIVLEFLPQIIFLVLLFAYMVFMMFMKWVAYTAKTDFQPRTPGCAPSVLIMFINMMLFKNSEPFHGCNEFMFEGQNELQRTFVFISLICIPWMLLGKPLYMMIQRKKASPTPIPTNGDVNQGANHAPKPHDPHDDEPMAEIFIHQAIHTIEYVLSTVSHTASYLRLWALSLAHAQLSEVLWNMVLSMGLKQDSYKGAIMLYFVFGAWALFTLAILVMMEGLSAFLHTLRLHWVEFMSKFYEGLGYGFQPFSFKVIIDNDEDPE, from the exons ATGGCGATGATGTTCCGGAGCGAGGAGATGGCTTTATGCCAGATGTTCATCCAGCCGGAGGCGGCCTACACCTCCGTCTCGGAGCTGGGAGAAACGGGTGCTGTCCAGTTCCGTGAT CTCAACGCCGACGTGAACGCGTTTCAGCGGAAGTTCGTCAGCGAGGTGCGCCGCTGCGACGAGATGGAACGCAAGCTGCGCTACGTCGAGGGCGAGGTGAAGAAGGACTCGGTCCAGATCCCGGAGTGCTCCGTCGACGATTGGCCGCGGGCACCAAATCCGCGCGAAATCATCGAGCTTGAAACGCGCCTGGAGAAGACGGAAAACGAAATTCTCGAGCTGTCGCAGAACGCGGTCAATCTGAAGTCGAACTATCTCGAGCTGACCGAGCTGAAGCATGTGCTGGAGCGGACGCAATCGTTCTTCTTCGAACAGGAGGTGCACGTCAGTGCCGATGCCACCAAGGGTAATCTGATTGCGGAGGATCCGAATGCGGCGCAAAGCCGAGGACGGCTCGGTTTCGTGGCCGGTGTGATTCAGCGCGAGAAGATGCCGGGTTTCGAACGGATGCTCTGGCGTATCTCACGTGGTAACATCTTCCTGCGTCAAGTGGAGCTGGAAGATCCACTGGAGGACCCGGCCACG GGTAATGAGATCTTCAAAACCGTGTTCGTGGCGTTCTTCCAAGGCGAACAGCTGAAGGCTCGCATCAAGAAGGTGTGCACCGGGTACCATGTGTCGCTCTACCCGTGCCCGAGCTCCGGCTCGGAACGCACGGAAATGGTAAAGGGTGTCTGCACGCGTCTGGAGGATCTGAAGATGGTACTGAACCAAACGCAGGATCACCGCTCGATCGTGCTCGCGACCGTCGCCAAGGAGCTGTTCAACTGGCGCATCATGGtgaagaagatgaaagcgATCTACCACACGCTGAACCTGTTCAACATGGATGTCACGAAGAAGTGTCTGATTGGCGAGTGCTGGGTACCGGTCCCGGACCTGCCGAAGGTGCAGAAGGCCCTCTCGGATGGGTCGGCGGCCGTCGGTAGCACGATTCCGTCGTTCCTGAACGTGATCGAAACGAACGAAGCACCGCCGACGTACAACCGTACGAACAAGTTTACGCGCGGCTTCCAAAATCTGATCGATGCGTACGGTATTGCGTCGTACCGTGAGGCCAATCCGGCCTTGTACACGATCATCACGTTCCCATTCTTGTTCGGCATCATGTTTGGCGATCTTGGACACGGTTTGATCATGACACTGTTTGGTCTGTGGATGGTTACCGGGGAGAAGAAGCTGGGCGCGAAAAAGTCAACGAACGAAATCTGGAACATCTTCTTCGGCGGTCGATACATCATTCTGCTGATGGGCTTGTTCTCCATGTACACTGGCTTCGTGTACAACGATATCTTCTCGAAGTCGATGAACATATTCGGATCGGCCTGGAGCATCAATTATAACGTCTCGACGGTGATGCACAACAAGGACCTCACGCTGAATCCTGGCTCGAGTGACTACAACGTCGACATCTACCCAGTTGGGTTGGATCCGATCTGGCAGATGGCGTCCAACAAGATCATCTTCCTGAACTCGTACAAGATGAAGCTGTCGATCATCTTCGGTGTGGTGCACATGATCTTCGGTGTGTGCATGAGTGTGGTCAACTATAACTTCTTCAAGCGTCGCGTCAGCATTGTGCTGGAGTTTTTGCCGCAAATTATCTTCCTGGTGCTGCTGTTCGCGTACATGGTGTTCATGATGTTCATGAAGTGGGTTGCTTACACGGCCAAGACCGATTTCCAGCCGCGCACTCCCGGCTGTGCGCCGTCCGTGCTGATCATGTTCATCAACATGATGCTGTTCAAGAACAGCGAACCGTTCCACGGTTGCAACGAGTTCATGTTTGAGGGTCAGAACGAGCTGCAGCGTACGTTTGTGTTCATTTCGCTTATCTGTATCCCTTGGATGCTGCTTGGTAAACCGCTTTACATGATGATCCAGAGAAAGAAAGCTTCTCCG ACCCCTATTCCAACGAACGGTGATGTCAACCAGGGCGCAAATCACGCCCCAAAACCCCACGACCCGCACGATGATGAACCGATGGCAGAGATTTTCATCCATCAGGCAATCCACACCATCGAATACGTTCTGAGTACCGTCTCCCACACTGCCTCGTACCTCCGCCTGTGGGCTTTGTCACTTGCTCATGCCC AGCTCTCGGAAGTGCTATGGAACATGGTGCTGTCGATGGGATTGAAGCAGGATAGCTACAAGGGTGCGATTATGCTGTACTTCGTGTTCGGTGCATGGGCCCTGTTCACCCTTGCCATTCTGGTCATGATGGAAGGATTGTCCGCATTTTTGCACACCTTGCGTTTGCATTG GGTCGAGTTCATGAGCAAGTTCTACGAAGGTTTGGGATACGGTTTCCAGCCCTTCTCCTTCAAGGTGATCATCGACAATGATGAGGACCCAGAGTAA
- the LOC131261509 gene encoding CUE domain-containing protein 2 has product MTNIEQHHDVVKESLFQFIRKHIPKADLNIVDDIVLSYVISILEEASQDPCFDVEGFIEMMSAYFNDFANIEPETVCTWIFELENQISNKNPISSSTESNNLSLNSLSLVDMIPEEKLRGRHSSESDREGVGNDVQKRTHHLSDSDGGSNEGCNYDLFAEQCDVLQEMFPDSSFIEVKHCILIANGDVDRATQILLHRQEAGQSLKGPSNNMQANKPLQKVDEHELKNRIISKYSYVDKEDNREYKPVAPKVEPKKLIRYRDNKIVSFKGERYTEVSRRGGEEETELKKPKKPICP; this is encoded by the exons ATGACCAATATTGAGCAGCACCATGACGTGGTTAAGGAaagtttgtttcaatttatccGGAAACATATTCCGAAAGCCGATCTTAACATAGTGGATGATATCGTCCTGTCATACGTAATCTCTATCCTTGAGGAAGCCTCTCAGGATCCTTGCTTTGATGTGGAAG GTTTCATCGAAATGATGTCGGCGTACTTCAACGACTTTGCCAATATTGAACCGGAAACGGTGTGCACTTGGATTTTCGAGCTGGAAAACCAAATCTCCAACAAAAATCCGATTTCTTCTAGCACGGAATCGAACAACTTGTCGCTGAA TTCGCTGTCCCTTGTGGATATGATACCCGAGGAAAAGCTACGCGGCCGCCATTCATCCGAAAGTGATCGTGAAGGAGTCGGTAACGATGTGCAGAAGAGAACGCATCATCTGTCCGACAGTGATGGAGGTTCGAACGAGGGCTGCAACTATGATCTCTTTGCTGAGCAGTGCGATGTACTACAGGAAATGTTCCCCGACAGTTCGTTCATTGAG GTGAAGCATTGCATTTTAATTGCCAACGGGGATGTCGATCGCGCAACACAAATACTGCTTCACCGCCAAGAAGCAGGACAAAGCCTGAAGGGACCTTCAAACAATATGCAGGCCAACAAACCGCTTCAGAAAGTCGATGAACATGAGCTTAAAAATCGAATTATCTCAAA GTATTCATATGTCGATAAGGAAGACAACCGAGAGTATAAGCCAGTAGCCCCGAAAGTCGAACCGAAGAAGTTGATTCGCTATCGGGACAACAAGATCGTTTCGTTCAAGGGCGAACGGTACACGGAGGTGTCCCGCCGCGGCGGTGAGGAAGAGACTGAACTCAAAAAACCTAAGAAACCTATTTGTCCGTAA